The genomic window GTGCGGCGCTGATCGGGAGCTTCTCCTGGGTGCTGTACCTGTTCGCCGCGTTCCTGCTGGTCACCGGCTTCCGGATGCTGCGCCAGCGCGACGAGCACGTCGACCCCTCGCGGTCGCGGACGCTGCGGCTGTTCCGCCGGTTCGTCCCGATGACCGACGCCTACCACGGGCAGCGGTTCCTCGTCCGGCGCGGCGGCGTCCTGCTGGCCACTCCCCTGCTGGCCGTGCTGGTCCTGGTCGAGGCCAGCGACGTCGTCTTCGCCGTCGACTCGATCCCGGCGATCTTCGCCGTGACCGACGAACCGTTCCTCGTCTTCACCGCCAACGCCTTCGCCCTGCTGGGCCTGCGGGCCATGTACTTCCTGCTCGCCGACCTGGTGCACCGGTTCGTGTACCTGAAGGTGGGGCTGGCCCTGGTGCTGGTGTGGGTCGGCGTCAAGATGCTGCTGAAGGTCGACGTCCTCTACGTCCCCACGGCGCTCTCCCTGGCCGTCATCGTGACGATCCTCGGCGTCTCGATCGTCGCCAGCCTGCGGGCCACCCGCGGTCAGGGCCGCCGGGCGCTGGAGACCTCCGCCGCTCCCCCGTTCCGGATGGCCTCCGCGGAGGAGACGGCCTCGGTCGAGCCGCTGTGGCGCCGGCGCCGGGACCACGCCTCCCCGACCCGGACGCCGTGACGCCGTGACGGGCAGAGGAAGCTCTCCTCACGTCTCGGTCCCCGGAACGCGGGGAGAGCTCCCTATGCCTCGGAGGTGCGGGTGGCCTACCTGCTCGCGGCGCTCGGGGGCGCCCTGGGGGCGCTGGCCCGGTGGGGGGTCGCCGAGGCGCTCCCCCGTCCCGGCGGCGGCTGGCCGTGGGCGACGCTGCTGGTCAACCTCTCCGGCTGCCTGCTGATGGGCGTCCTCCTCGGCGTGCTCGCCGCCCGTGACCCCGAGCCGGCGTGGGCGCGGCCGTTCCTCGCCGTCGGCGTCCTCGGCGGCTACACGACGTACTCGGCGTTCGCCGTCGAGGTCGTCGACCTGACCGGCGCCGGGGCGGTCGCCGGGGCGCT from Geodermatophilus normandii includes these protein-coding regions:
- the crcB gene encoding fluoride efflux transporter CrcB, with the protein product MAYLLAALGGALGALARWGVAEALPRPGGGWPWATLLVNLSGCLLMGVLLGVLAARDPEPAWARPFLAVGVLGGYTTYSAFAVEVVDLTGAGAVAGALGYVLVSVAGGVLAVAAGIRAVRR
- a CDS encoding TerC family protein; this encodes MDVPFWLWLAVLGLIVGMLAVDLLAHRRAHVIAVREAALWSAVWIAIGVGFGAWVWWSHGAEFGQQYYAGYLIEKSLAVDNVFVWAILFTFFAVPREYQHRVLFLGVLGALVLRGAFIAGGAALIGSFSWVLYLFAAFLLVTGFRMLRQRDEHVDPSRSRTLRLFRRFVPMTDAYHGQRFLVRRGGVLLATPLLAVLVLVEASDVVFAVDSIPAIFAVTDEPFLVFTANAFALLGLRAMYFLLADLVHRFVYLKVGLALVLVWVGVKMLLKVDVLYVPTALSLAVIVTILGVSIVASLRATRGQGRRALETSAAPPFRMASAEETASVEPLWRRRRDHASPTRTP